From Myxocyprinus asiaticus isolate MX2 ecotype Aquarium Trade chromosome 10, UBuf_Myxa_2, whole genome shotgun sequence, the proteins below share one genomic window:
- the si:rp71-68n21.9 gene encoding kelch-like protein 9 isoform X1 yields MSGMAASTNNNNSGEEGKLHRRLSRMGRGSQRDPPRPPPPTDKPPTAAPPRPAETVSKPPEPAPKAPEPTPKPVVIPPKPPQKPSAPPRPQIQVFNSTEHGAAILMGLDHFRCDETLCDVTLVPGDSSETFPVHRVIMASASDYFKAMFTGGMREQELKEIKLHGVSTTGLKNIIEFIYTSRLSLSMNTLQDTLEAASFLQVLPVLSFCNQLLSSEITIENCVEVERIARDLLLEDVQTHVYTFVCENFSALVQSGRLLQLSETSMTYALSSDSLRGFTEMELYRIARAWLSHKPSERRSAAFSLMRHIRFPLMSPAELLQISQEDQTEEGAKREMEKEEPFMRSDTACVNLLLEASNYQMLPFLQPALQTERTKIRSDSTHLVVLGGVMRQQLVVSKELRLYHEEGGGTWRALQPMEVPRYQHGVALFGGFLYIVGGQSTYDTKGKTAVDSAYRYDPRFDRWLQVASLNEKRTFFHLSALKGKLYAVGGRNATGEIDSVECYNLNKNEWTFVAPMNEPHYGHAGTVHGGLMYVSGGITRDAFQKELLCYNPDTDAWSRRADMMELRGLHCMCTVGDRLYVMGGNHFRGTNDYDDVLNCEFYNPATDQWTVVAPMPRGQSDVGVAVFKERIYVVGGYSWNSRCMVDIVQCYDPEKDEWEKVFSVLEPLGGIRACAMTVYCPKGSVDEVQIQECPLSTSKN; encoded by the exons ATGAGTGGCATGGCAGCTTCAACTAATAACAA CAACAGTGGAGAGGAAGGAAAGCTGCATCGCAGACTTTCACGAATGGGAAGAGGATCGCAGAGGGATCCGCCACGACCCCCTCCTCCAACAGACAAGCCCCCAACAGCTGCCCCCCCAAGACCAGCTGAGACTGTTTCAAAACCTCCAGAACCTGCACCGAAAGCTCCAGAACCTACACCAAAACCAGTAGTGATACCCCCAAAACCCCCTCAAAAGCCCAGTGCCCCTCCCAGGCCACAAATACAAGTGTTCAACAGCACAGAGCATGGGGCCGCCATACTCATG GGGCTGGATCATTTTCGTTGTGATGAGACGCTTTGTGATGTCACTCTGGTGCCTGGTGACAGCAGTGAAACTTTTCCAGTTCACAGGGTCATCATGGCTTCAGCCAGTGATTATTTCAAGGCCATGTTCACAG GAGGCATGAGAGAGCAGGAGCTGAAGGAGATTAAGCTCCATGGTGTGAGCACCACAGGCCTGAAAAACATCATTGAGTTCATTTACACATCTCGTCTAAGCCTGAGTATGAACACCCTCCAGGACACACTAGAGGCGGCGAGCTTCCTCCAGGTGCTTCCCGTTCTCAGCTTCTGCAACCAGCTACTCAGCAGTGAG ATCACCATAGAAAACTGTGTAGAAGTCGAGCGCATTGCCAGAGATCTTCTCCTAGAGGACGTCCAAACACATGTCTACACATTTGTATGTGAGAACTTTTCTGCACTGGTGCAGAGCGGCCGGCTCCTGCAGTTATCTGAAACGAGCATGACGTACGCCCTTTCCAGCGACTCACTAAGGGGATTCACTGAGATGGAGCTGTACCGCATCGCCCGTGCTTGGCTGTCCCATAAACCCTCAGAGCGTCGTTCTGCTGCCTTCTCCCTGATGCGCCATATTCGCTTTCCTTTGATGTCCCCGGCTGAGCTCCTCCAGATCTCCCAAGAGGACCAGACAGAAGAAGGagcaaaaagagaaatggaaaaagaGGAGCCCTTTATGCGATCGGACACAGCTTGTGTTAACCTCCTTCTGGAGGCCAGCAATTACCAGATGCTACCCTTCCTCCAACCGGCATTGCAGACCGAACGGACCAAGATCCGGTCAGATTCCACTCACCTGGTGGTTCTGGGCGGTGTGATGAGGCAGCAACTGGTGGTGAGCAAAGAGCTCAGGCTGTATCATGAGGAAGGTGGTGGCACCTGGAGGGCCCTCCAACCCATGGAGGTACCACGTTACCAGCATGGAGTGGCCCTTTTTGGGGGCTTCCTTTACATTGTTGGAGGTCAGAGCACTTATGACACCAAGGGTAAGACAGCTGTGGACAGTGCATACAGGTATGATCCTCGCTTTGACCGCTGGTTGCAAGTGGCCTCTCTGAATGAGAAGAGGACATTCTTCCATCTCAGTGCCCTTAAGGGGAAGCTCTATGCAGTTGGAGGGAGAAACGCCACTGGTGAGATTG ATTCTGTAGAGTGCTACAACTTGAACAAGAATGAGTGGACTTTTGTTGCACCAATGAATGAACCTCATTATGGACACGCAGGCACAGTACATGGTGGTCTGATGTATGTGTCAG GTGGTATTACAAGAGATGCTTTCCAGAAGGAGCTGCTGTGTTATAACCCCGACACAGACGCATGGAGCAGACGAGCAGACATGATGGAGCTCCGTGGCCTCCACTGCATGTGCACTGTGGGCGATCGCCTCTATGTCATGGGTGGCAACCACTTCCGGGGGACTAATGACTATGATGATGTGCTAAACTGTGAGTTCTACAACCCTGCAACTGACCAGTGGACAGTGGTGGCTCCAATGCCCAGGGGTCAGAGTGATGTTGGGGTGGCCGTGTTTAAGGAGCGCATCTATGTGGTGGGGGGTTACTCTTGGAACAGTAGGTGCATGGTGGATATTGTGCAGTGTTATGACCCTGAGAAGGATGAGTGGGAGAAGGTCTTTAGTGTCTTAGAGCCTCTAGGAGGTATTCGGGCCTGCGCTATGACAGTTTATTGTCCAAAAGGTTCAGTAGATGAGGTACAGATACAGGAGTGTCCTCTTTCAACATCCAAAAACTAA
- the LOC127447225 gene encoding 2-Hydroxyacid oxidase 2-like isoform X2, with amino-acid sequence MSMVCLTDFEEYAKQHLSKTTWDYYAAGADECCTRDDNLLAYKRIRLRPRILRDVSVSDTRTTVLGMEISFPVGIAPTAFHCLAWHEGELATAKATEAVNTCYITSTYSTCSVEEICAAAPNGYRWFQLYLYRDRKLSEQIVHRVEALGYKALVLTVDVPYTGKRRDDIRNQFKLPPHLKLKNFDGMFQQAGSQEEYGTPANTLDPSISWKDVCWLQSLTRLPIIIKGILTKEDAELAVEHGVQGIIVSNHGGRQLDGGPATIDCLPEIVDTVQGRVEVYMDGGIRMGSDVLKAIALGAKCVFIGRPAIWGLAYKGEEGVREVLQILHDEFRLSMALSGCRSVAEINRNLIQFSKL; translated from the exons ATGAGTATGGTCTGTCTGACTGATTTTGAAGAGTATGCTAAGCAGCATCTCTCAAAGACTACATGGGACTATTATGCAGCTGGAGCTGATGAATGTTGTACCAGAGATGACAACTTGCTGGCCTATAAACG GATCCGCTTGAGGCCACGGATCTTACGGGATGTGTCGGTCAGTGACACTCGAACCACAGTGCTGGGAATGGAGATAAGCTTCCCCGTGGGAATTGCACCCACAGCCTTTCACtgtctggcatggcatgagggagaATTGGCCACTGCCAAAG CCACTGAGGCAGTGAACACCTGCTACATAACAAGCACATACTCCACATGCTCAGTGGAGGAGATCTGTGCAGCAGCTCCCAACGGTTATCGTTGGTTCCAGCTGTACTTGTACCGTGATCGTAAGCTGTCAGAGCAGATTGTACACAGAGTGGAAGCGCTTGGCTACAAGGCTCTGGTGCTTACAGTGGACGTGCCCTACACTGGCAAACGGCGTGATGATATCCGCAACCAGTTTAAGCTCCCACCACACTTGAAGCTTAAGAATTTTGATGGGATGTTCCAG CAAGCAGGCTCCCAGGAGgaatacggcaccccagccaacACCTTGGACCCATCAATCAGCTGGAAGGATGTGTGCTGGCTCCAGTCTCTAACACGGCTGCCTATAATCATCAAGGGCATCCTCACTAAAGAGGATGCAGAGCTGGCTGTAGAGCATGGGGTACAGGGTATTATTGTGTCCAATCATGGGGGCCGACAACTGGATGGAGGGCCTGCAACA ATAGATTGTCTGCCTGAGATAGTGGATACAGTGCAGGGCCGTGTTGAGGTATACATGGACGGAGGGATCCGTATGGGCAGTGATGTGCTGAAGGCTATAGCCTTGGGAGCCAAATGTGTGTTTATTGGCAGACCGGCAATCTGGGGACTTGCTTACAAG GGGGAGGAAGGAGTGAGAGAAGTCTTGCAGATTCTACATGATGAGTTCCGTTTATCCATGGCATTATCAG GTTGCAGAAGTGTTGCTGAGATCAACAGGAACCTCATTCAGTTTTCTAAACTTTGA
- the si:rp71-68n21.9 gene encoding kelch-like protein 9 isoform X3 gives MGNSGEEGKLHRRLSRMGRGSQRDPPRPPPPTDKPPTAAPPRPAETVSKPPEPAPKAPEPTPKPVVIPPKPPQKPSAPPRPQIQVFNSTEHGAAILMGLDHFRCDETLCDVTLVPGDSSETFPVHRVIMASASDYFKAMFTGGMREQELKEIKLHGVSTTGLKNIIEFIYTSRLSLSMNTLQDTLEAASFLQVLPVLSFCNQLLSSEITIENCVEVERIARDLLLEDVQTHVYTFVCENFSALVQSGRLLQLSETSMTYALSSDSLRGFTEMELYRIARAWLSHKPSERRSAAFSLMRHIRFPLMSPAELLQISQEDQTEEGAKREMEKEEPFMRSDTACVNLLLEASNYQMLPFLQPALQTERTKIRSDSTHLVVLGGVMRQQLVVSKELRLYHEEGGGTWRALQPMEVPRYQHGVALFGGFLYIVGGQSTYDTKGKTAVDSAYRYDPRFDRWLQVASLNEKRTFFHLSALKGKLYAVGGRNATGEIDSVECYNLNKNEWTFVAPMNEPHYGHAGTVHGGLMYVSGGITRDAFQKELLCYNPDTDAWSRRADMMELRGLHCMCTVGDRLYVMGGNHFRGTNDYDDVLNCEFYNPATDQWTVVAPMPRGQSDVGVAVFKERIYVVGGYSWNSRCMVDIVQCYDPEKDEWEKVFSVLEPLGGIRACAMTVYCPKGSVDEVQIQECPLSTSKN, from the exons ATGGG CAACAGTGGAGAGGAAGGAAAGCTGCATCGCAGACTTTCACGAATGGGAAGAGGATCGCAGAGGGATCCGCCACGACCCCCTCCTCCAACAGACAAGCCCCCAACAGCTGCCCCCCCAAGACCAGCTGAGACTGTTTCAAAACCTCCAGAACCTGCACCGAAAGCTCCAGAACCTACACCAAAACCAGTAGTGATACCCCCAAAACCCCCTCAAAAGCCCAGTGCCCCTCCCAGGCCACAAATACAAGTGTTCAACAGCACAGAGCATGGGGCCGCCATACTCATG GGGCTGGATCATTTTCGTTGTGATGAGACGCTTTGTGATGTCACTCTGGTGCCTGGTGACAGCAGTGAAACTTTTCCAGTTCACAGGGTCATCATGGCTTCAGCCAGTGATTATTTCAAGGCCATGTTCACAG GAGGCATGAGAGAGCAGGAGCTGAAGGAGATTAAGCTCCATGGTGTGAGCACCACAGGCCTGAAAAACATCATTGAGTTCATTTACACATCTCGTCTAAGCCTGAGTATGAACACCCTCCAGGACACACTAGAGGCGGCGAGCTTCCTCCAGGTGCTTCCCGTTCTCAGCTTCTGCAACCAGCTACTCAGCAGTGAG ATCACCATAGAAAACTGTGTAGAAGTCGAGCGCATTGCCAGAGATCTTCTCCTAGAGGACGTCCAAACACATGTCTACACATTTGTATGTGAGAACTTTTCTGCACTGGTGCAGAGCGGCCGGCTCCTGCAGTTATCTGAAACGAGCATGACGTACGCCCTTTCCAGCGACTCACTAAGGGGATTCACTGAGATGGAGCTGTACCGCATCGCCCGTGCTTGGCTGTCCCATAAACCCTCAGAGCGTCGTTCTGCTGCCTTCTCCCTGATGCGCCATATTCGCTTTCCTTTGATGTCCCCGGCTGAGCTCCTCCAGATCTCCCAAGAGGACCAGACAGAAGAAGGagcaaaaagagaaatggaaaaagaGGAGCCCTTTATGCGATCGGACACAGCTTGTGTTAACCTCCTTCTGGAGGCCAGCAATTACCAGATGCTACCCTTCCTCCAACCGGCATTGCAGACCGAACGGACCAAGATCCGGTCAGATTCCACTCACCTGGTGGTTCTGGGCGGTGTGATGAGGCAGCAACTGGTGGTGAGCAAAGAGCTCAGGCTGTATCATGAGGAAGGTGGTGGCACCTGGAGGGCCCTCCAACCCATGGAGGTACCACGTTACCAGCATGGAGTGGCCCTTTTTGGGGGCTTCCTTTACATTGTTGGAGGTCAGAGCACTTATGACACCAAGGGTAAGACAGCTGTGGACAGTGCATACAGGTATGATCCTCGCTTTGACCGCTGGTTGCAAGTGGCCTCTCTGAATGAGAAGAGGACATTCTTCCATCTCAGTGCCCTTAAGGGGAAGCTCTATGCAGTTGGAGGGAGAAACGCCACTGGTGAGATTG ATTCTGTAGAGTGCTACAACTTGAACAAGAATGAGTGGACTTTTGTTGCACCAATGAATGAACCTCATTATGGACACGCAGGCACAGTACATGGTGGTCTGATGTATGTGTCAG GTGGTATTACAAGAGATGCTTTCCAGAAGGAGCTGCTGTGTTATAACCCCGACACAGACGCATGGAGCAGACGAGCAGACATGATGGAGCTCCGTGGCCTCCACTGCATGTGCACTGTGGGCGATCGCCTCTATGTCATGGGTGGCAACCACTTCCGGGGGACTAATGACTATGATGATGTGCTAAACTGTGAGTTCTACAACCCTGCAACTGACCAGTGGACAGTGGTGGCTCCAATGCCCAGGGGTCAGAGTGATGTTGGGGTGGCCGTGTTTAAGGAGCGCATCTATGTGGTGGGGGGTTACTCTTGGAACAGTAGGTGCATGGTGGATATTGTGCAGTGTTATGACCCTGAGAAGGATGAGTGGGAGAAGGTCTTTAGTGTCTTAGAGCCTCTAGGAGGTATTCGGGCCTGCGCTATGACAGTTTATTGTCCAAAAGGTTCAGTAGATGAGGTACAGATACAGGAGTGTCCTCTTTCAACATCCAAAAACTAA
- the si:rp71-68n21.9 gene encoding kelch-like protein 9 isoform X2, whose amino-acid sequence MSGMAASTNNNGEEGKLHRRLSRMGRGSQRDPPRPPPPTDKPPTAAPPRPAETVSKPPEPAPKAPEPTPKPVVIPPKPPQKPSAPPRPQIQVFNSTEHGAAILMGLDHFRCDETLCDVTLVPGDSSETFPVHRVIMASASDYFKAMFTGGMREQELKEIKLHGVSTTGLKNIIEFIYTSRLSLSMNTLQDTLEAASFLQVLPVLSFCNQLLSSEITIENCVEVERIARDLLLEDVQTHVYTFVCENFSALVQSGRLLQLSETSMTYALSSDSLRGFTEMELYRIARAWLSHKPSERRSAAFSLMRHIRFPLMSPAELLQISQEDQTEEGAKREMEKEEPFMRSDTACVNLLLEASNYQMLPFLQPALQTERTKIRSDSTHLVVLGGVMRQQLVVSKELRLYHEEGGGTWRALQPMEVPRYQHGVALFGGFLYIVGGQSTYDTKGKTAVDSAYRYDPRFDRWLQVASLNEKRTFFHLSALKGKLYAVGGRNATGEIDSVECYNLNKNEWTFVAPMNEPHYGHAGTVHGGLMYVSGGITRDAFQKELLCYNPDTDAWSRRADMMELRGLHCMCTVGDRLYVMGGNHFRGTNDYDDVLNCEFYNPATDQWTVVAPMPRGQSDVGVAVFKERIYVVGGYSWNSRCMVDIVQCYDPEKDEWEKVFSVLEPLGGIRACAMTVYCPKGSVDEVQIQECPLSTSKN is encoded by the exons ATGAGTGGCATGGCAGCTTCAACTAATAACAA TGGAGAGGAAGGAAAGCTGCATCGCAGACTTTCACGAATGGGAAGAGGATCGCAGAGGGATCCGCCACGACCCCCTCCTCCAACAGACAAGCCCCCAACAGCTGCCCCCCCAAGACCAGCTGAGACTGTTTCAAAACCTCCAGAACCTGCACCGAAAGCTCCAGAACCTACACCAAAACCAGTAGTGATACCCCCAAAACCCCCTCAAAAGCCCAGTGCCCCTCCCAGGCCACAAATACAAGTGTTCAACAGCACAGAGCATGGGGCCGCCATACTCATG GGGCTGGATCATTTTCGTTGTGATGAGACGCTTTGTGATGTCACTCTGGTGCCTGGTGACAGCAGTGAAACTTTTCCAGTTCACAGGGTCATCATGGCTTCAGCCAGTGATTATTTCAAGGCCATGTTCACAG GAGGCATGAGAGAGCAGGAGCTGAAGGAGATTAAGCTCCATGGTGTGAGCACCACAGGCCTGAAAAACATCATTGAGTTCATTTACACATCTCGTCTAAGCCTGAGTATGAACACCCTCCAGGACACACTAGAGGCGGCGAGCTTCCTCCAGGTGCTTCCCGTTCTCAGCTTCTGCAACCAGCTACTCAGCAGTGAG ATCACCATAGAAAACTGTGTAGAAGTCGAGCGCATTGCCAGAGATCTTCTCCTAGAGGACGTCCAAACACATGTCTACACATTTGTATGTGAGAACTTTTCTGCACTGGTGCAGAGCGGCCGGCTCCTGCAGTTATCTGAAACGAGCATGACGTACGCCCTTTCCAGCGACTCACTAAGGGGATTCACTGAGATGGAGCTGTACCGCATCGCCCGTGCTTGGCTGTCCCATAAACCCTCAGAGCGTCGTTCTGCTGCCTTCTCCCTGATGCGCCATATTCGCTTTCCTTTGATGTCCCCGGCTGAGCTCCTCCAGATCTCCCAAGAGGACCAGACAGAAGAAGGagcaaaaagagaaatggaaaaagaGGAGCCCTTTATGCGATCGGACACAGCTTGTGTTAACCTCCTTCTGGAGGCCAGCAATTACCAGATGCTACCCTTCCTCCAACCGGCATTGCAGACCGAACGGACCAAGATCCGGTCAGATTCCACTCACCTGGTGGTTCTGGGCGGTGTGATGAGGCAGCAACTGGTGGTGAGCAAAGAGCTCAGGCTGTATCATGAGGAAGGTGGTGGCACCTGGAGGGCCCTCCAACCCATGGAGGTACCACGTTACCAGCATGGAGTGGCCCTTTTTGGGGGCTTCCTTTACATTGTTGGAGGTCAGAGCACTTATGACACCAAGGGTAAGACAGCTGTGGACAGTGCATACAGGTATGATCCTCGCTTTGACCGCTGGTTGCAAGTGGCCTCTCTGAATGAGAAGAGGACATTCTTCCATCTCAGTGCCCTTAAGGGGAAGCTCTATGCAGTTGGAGGGAGAAACGCCACTGGTGAGATTG ATTCTGTAGAGTGCTACAACTTGAACAAGAATGAGTGGACTTTTGTTGCACCAATGAATGAACCTCATTATGGACACGCAGGCACAGTACATGGTGGTCTGATGTATGTGTCAG GTGGTATTACAAGAGATGCTTTCCAGAAGGAGCTGCTGTGTTATAACCCCGACACAGACGCATGGAGCAGACGAGCAGACATGATGGAGCTCCGTGGCCTCCACTGCATGTGCACTGTGGGCGATCGCCTCTATGTCATGGGTGGCAACCACTTCCGGGGGACTAATGACTATGATGATGTGCTAAACTGTGAGTTCTACAACCCTGCAACTGACCAGTGGACAGTGGTGGCTCCAATGCCCAGGGGTCAGAGTGATGTTGGGGTGGCCGTGTTTAAGGAGCGCATCTATGTGGTGGGGGGTTACTCTTGGAACAGTAGGTGCATGGTGGATATTGTGCAGTGTTATGACCCTGAGAAGGATGAGTGGGAGAAGGTCTTTAGTGTCTTAGAGCCTCTAGGAGGTATTCGGGCCTGCGCTATGACAGTTTATTGTCCAAAAGGTTCAGTAGATGAGGTACAGATACAGGAGTGTCCTCTTTCAACATCCAAAAACTAA
- the LOC127447225 gene encoding 2-Hydroxyacid oxidase 2-like isoform X1, whose amino-acid sequence MSMVCLTDFEEYAKQHLSKTTWDYYAAGADECCTRDDNLLAYKRIRLRPRILRDVSVSDTRTTVLGMEISFPVGIAPTAFHCLAWHEGELATAKATEAVNTCYITSTYSTCSVEEICAAAPNGYRWFQLYLYRDRKLSEQIVHRVEALGYKALVLTVDVPYTGKRRDDIRNQFKLPPHLKLKNFDGMFQQQAGSQEEYGTPANTLDPSISWKDVCWLQSLTRLPIIIKGILTKEDAELAVEHGVQGIIVSNHGGRQLDGGPATIDCLPEIVDTVQGRVEVYMDGGIRMGSDVLKAIALGAKCVFIGRPAIWGLAYKGEEGVREVLQILHDEFRLSMALSGCRSVAEINRNLIQFSKL is encoded by the exons ATGAGTATGGTCTGTCTGACTGATTTTGAAGAGTATGCTAAGCAGCATCTCTCAAAGACTACATGGGACTATTATGCAGCTGGAGCTGATGAATGTTGTACCAGAGATGACAACTTGCTGGCCTATAAACG GATCCGCTTGAGGCCACGGATCTTACGGGATGTGTCGGTCAGTGACACTCGAACCACAGTGCTGGGAATGGAGATAAGCTTCCCCGTGGGAATTGCACCCACAGCCTTTCACtgtctggcatggcatgagggagaATTGGCCACTGCCAAAG CCACTGAGGCAGTGAACACCTGCTACATAACAAGCACATACTCCACATGCTCAGTGGAGGAGATCTGTGCAGCAGCTCCCAACGGTTATCGTTGGTTCCAGCTGTACTTGTACCGTGATCGTAAGCTGTCAGAGCAGATTGTACACAGAGTGGAAGCGCTTGGCTACAAGGCTCTGGTGCTTACAGTGGACGTGCCCTACACTGGCAAACGGCGTGATGATATCCGCAACCAGTTTAAGCTCCCACCACACTTGAAGCTTAAGAATTTTGATGGGATGTTCCAG CAGCAAGCAGGCTCCCAGGAGgaatacggcaccccagccaacACCTTGGACCCATCAATCAGCTGGAAGGATGTGTGCTGGCTCCAGTCTCTAACACGGCTGCCTATAATCATCAAGGGCATCCTCACTAAAGAGGATGCAGAGCTGGCTGTAGAGCATGGGGTACAGGGTATTATTGTGTCCAATCATGGGGGCCGACAACTGGATGGAGGGCCTGCAACA ATAGATTGTCTGCCTGAGATAGTGGATACAGTGCAGGGCCGTGTTGAGGTATACATGGACGGAGGGATCCGTATGGGCAGTGATGTGCTGAAGGCTATAGCCTTGGGAGCCAAATGTGTGTTTATTGGCAGACCGGCAATCTGGGGACTTGCTTACAAG GGGGAGGAAGGAGTGAGAGAAGTCTTGCAGATTCTACATGATGAGTTCCGTTTATCCATGGCATTATCAG GTTGCAGAAGTGTTGCTGAGATCAACAGGAACCTCATTCAGTTTTCTAAACTTTGA
- the si:rp71-68n21.9 gene encoding kelch-like protein 9 isoform X4, whose protein sequence is MGGEEGKLHRRLSRMGRGSQRDPPRPPPPTDKPPTAAPPRPAETVSKPPEPAPKAPEPTPKPVVIPPKPPQKPSAPPRPQIQVFNSTEHGAAILMGLDHFRCDETLCDVTLVPGDSSETFPVHRVIMASASDYFKAMFTGGMREQELKEIKLHGVSTTGLKNIIEFIYTSRLSLSMNTLQDTLEAASFLQVLPVLSFCNQLLSSEITIENCVEVERIARDLLLEDVQTHVYTFVCENFSALVQSGRLLQLSETSMTYALSSDSLRGFTEMELYRIARAWLSHKPSERRSAAFSLMRHIRFPLMSPAELLQISQEDQTEEGAKREMEKEEPFMRSDTACVNLLLEASNYQMLPFLQPALQTERTKIRSDSTHLVVLGGVMRQQLVVSKELRLYHEEGGGTWRALQPMEVPRYQHGVALFGGFLYIVGGQSTYDTKGKTAVDSAYRYDPRFDRWLQVASLNEKRTFFHLSALKGKLYAVGGRNATGEIDSVECYNLNKNEWTFVAPMNEPHYGHAGTVHGGLMYVSGGITRDAFQKELLCYNPDTDAWSRRADMMELRGLHCMCTVGDRLYVMGGNHFRGTNDYDDVLNCEFYNPATDQWTVVAPMPRGQSDVGVAVFKERIYVVGGYSWNSRCMVDIVQCYDPEKDEWEKVFSVLEPLGGIRACAMTVYCPKGSVDEVQIQECPLSTSKN, encoded by the exons ATGGG TGGAGAGGAAGGAAAGCTGCATCGCAGACTTTCACGAATGGGAAGAGGATCGCAGAGGGATCCGCCACGACCCCCTCCTCCAACAGACAAGCCCCCAACAGCTGCCCCCCCAAGACCAGCTGAGACTGTTTCAAAACCTCCAGAACCTGCACCGAAAGCTCCAGAACCTACACCAAAACCAGTAGTGATACCCCCAAAACCCCCTCAAAAGCCCAGTGCCCCTCCCAGGCCACAAATACAAGTGTTCAACAGCACAGAGCATGGGGCCGCCATACTCATG GGGCTGGATCATTTTCGTTGTGATGAGACGCTTTGTGATGTCACTCTGGTGCCTGGTGACAGCAGTGAAACTTTTCCAGTTCACAGGGTCATCATGGCTTCAGCCAGTGATTATTTCAAGGCCATGTTCACAG GAGGCATGAGAGAGCAGGAGCTGAAGGAGATTAAGCTCCATGGTGTGAGCACCACAGGCCTGAAAAACATCATTGAGTTCATTTACACATCTCGTCTAAGCCTGAGTATGAACACCCTCCAGGACACACTAGAGGCGGCGAGCTTCCTCCAGGTGCTTCCCGTTCTCAGCTTCTGCAACCAGCTACTCAGCAGTGAG ATCACCATAGAAAACTGTGTAGAAGTCGAGCGCATTGCCAGAGATCTTCTCCTAGAGGACGTCCAAACACATGTCTACACATTTGTATGTGAGAACTTTTCTGCACTGGTGCAGAGCGGCCGGCTCCTGCAGTTATCTGAAACGAGCATGACGTACGCCCTTTCCAGCGACTCACTAAGGGGATTCACTGAGATGGAGCTGTACCGCATCGCCCGTGCTTGGCTGTCCCATAAACCCTCAGAGCGTCGTTCTGCTGCCTTCTCCCTGATGCGCCATATTCGCTTTCCTTTGATGTCCCCGGCTGAGCTCCTCCAGATCTCCCAAGAGGACCAGACAGAAGAAGGagcaaaaagagaaatggaaaaagaGGAGCCCTTTATGCGATCGGACACAGCTTGTGTTAACCTCCTTCTGGAGGCCAGCAATTACCAGATGCTACCCTTCCTCCAACCGGCATTGCAGACCGAACGGACCAAGATCCGGTCAGATTCCACTCACCTGGTGGTTCTGGGCGGTGTGATGAGGCAGCAACTGGTGGTGAGCAAAGAGCTCAGGCTGTATCATGAGGAAGGTGGTGGCACCTGGAGGGCCCTCCAACCCATGGAGGTACCACGTTACCAGCATGGAGTGGCCCTTTTTGGGGGCTTCCTTTACATTGTTGGAGGTCAGAGCACTTATGACACCAAGGGTAAGACAGCTGTGGACAGTGCATACAGGTATGATCCTCGCTTTGACCGCTGGTTGCAAGTGGCCTCTCTGAATGAGAAGAGGACATTCTTCCATCTCAGTGCCCTTAAGGGGAAGCTCTATGCAGTTGGAGGGAGAAACGCCACTGGTGAGATTG ATTCTGTAGAGTGCTACAACTTGAACAAGAATGAGTGGACTTTTGTTGCACCAATGAATGAACCTCATTATGGACACGCAGGCACAGTACATGGTGGTCTGATGTATGTGTCAG GTGGTATTACAAGAGATGCTTTCCAGAAGGAGCTGCTGTGTTATAACCCCGACACAGACGCATGGAGCAGACGAGCAGACATGATGGAGCTCCGTGGCCTCCACTGCATGTGCACTGTGGGCGATCGCCTCTATGTCATGGGTGGCAACCACTTCCGGGGGACTAATGACTATGATGATGTGCTAAACTGTGAGTTCTACAACCCTGCAACTGACCAGTGGACAGTGGTGGCTCCAATGCCCAGGGGTCAGAGTGATGTTGGGGTGGCCGTGTTTAAGGAGCGCATCTATGTGGTGGGGGGTTACTCTTGGAACAGTAGGTGCATGGTGGATATTGTGCAGTGTTATGACCCTGAGAAGGATGAGTGGGAGAAGGTCTTTAGTGTCTTAGAGCCTCTAGGAGGTATTCGGGCCTGCGCTATGACAGTTTATTGTCCAAAAGGTTCAGTAGATGAGGTACAGATACAGGAGTGTCCTCTTTCAACATCCAAAAACTAA